The proteins below are encoded in one region of Alkalinema sp. FACHB-956:
- a CDS encoding ribonuclease HII: MVQDPKLDIEQSFWETGIVRVAGVDEAGLGCLAGPIVAAAVILPPEVTPIPGVRDSKQVSAAKRIQLLPKIQAQAIAVGVGVASVAEVDQWNVLRASYLAMQRALARVAPVDHALIDGREIYHADLGSVTTIIHGDALSYSIACASIVAKVRRDRFMQCLAKRYPGYGWERNAGYGTQQHREALQTLGVTPWHRKSYAPVQAVMQQLPLFEP; encoded by the coding sequence ATGGTACAGGATCCAAAACTCGATATTGAACAAAGCTTTTGGGAGACCGGGATTGTGCGGGTGGCAGGGGTGGATGAGGCCGGCTTAGGTTGCTTGGCAGGGCCGATCGTGGCAGCAGCAGTCATTCTGCCCCCCGAAGTGACACCGATTCCGGGGGTACGCGATTCTAAGCAAGTCTCCGCCGCCAAACGGATTCAGTTGCTGCCAAAAATTCAAGCCCAGGCGATCGCGGTGGGAGTGGGGGTCGCATCCGTGGCGGAAGTGGATCAGTGGAATGTCCTACGGGCGTCCTACTTAGCCATGCAGCGGGCTCTAGCACGGGTTGCCCCTGTGGATCATGCCTTGATTGATGGACGGGAAATTTACCATGCGGATCTGGGTAGTGTCACGACGATTATCCATGGAGATGCCCTGTCCTACAGCATTGCCTGTGCCTCGATCGTGGCCAAAGTGCGGCGCGATCGATTCATGCAATGTCTGGCAAAACGCTATCCCGGCTATGGATGGGAACGAAATGCGGGGTATGGAACTCAACAACATCGCGAGGCACTTCAGACCCTGGGAGTTACGCCTTGGCATCGTAAAAGCTACGCGCCTGTTCAAGCGGTGATGCAGCAATTACCGTTATTTGAGCCTTAA